A single region of the Microbulbifer sp. MKSA007 genome encodes:
- a CDS encoding FAD-binding and (Fe-S)-binding domain-containing protein, with protein MIPALREVDEVQALYLQFLQELKDAGFRGDTTPSYASRTVLATDNSIYQVLPQAVVYPRDSRDLQLLAELADREEFHSVVLSPRGGGTGTNGQSLTDGLVVDISRHMNQILEINVEKRWVRVQAGVVKDQLNAALKPHGLFFAPELSTSNRATIGGMINTDASGQGSCVYGKTRDHVLELHTVLLGGEIWHSAPIDDEELAQVSVGDKRSAQVHQVCDSIARTKAELITAKFPKLNRCLTGYDLAHIRDDKGFNLNSVLCGSEGTLGFIAEAKLNLLPIPKCVALVNLKYDHFQEALRDAKDLMLAGPMSIETVDSKVLQLAMEDIVWHSVSEFFPADDRPVKGINLVEYAADSEEELEQALAQFTAHIDEAIGQASKSFGYSIARGHAEVNRIWAMRKRAVGLLGNAQGEKRPIPFVEDTAVPPENLADFIAEFRTVLDEANLDYGMFGHVDAGVLHVRPAIDMKDPRQAAQIRPITDQVVALTQKYKGLLWGEHGKGVRSEYAPEFFGELYPELQKIKAAFDPRNQLNPGKIATPSDDSQLLKIDEVSTRGERDRQIPAQVWEGYEEGVHCNGNGACFNWNPDDAMCPSYKATRNRIHSPKGRASLMREWLRLLSEKNVDAVSSAQRLRERSFFVGLPKRIINSLAKTRGEYDFNHEVNEAMQGCLACKSCVGQCPIKVDVPEFRSKFLELYYSRYLRPLKDYAVGGLEFLMPHLAKLPQLYNWPLKLKPVSFLMERLFGMVDSPLLSEKTLKATMAELGVPVASAACLESLGPAQRSRAVVIVQDAFTSYFDAQVVADIVRLLKQLDFVPMLAPYRANGKPLHVHGFLRQFQRVAELNSQMLNDLAASGIPLVGIDPSMTLTYRSEYKKLMGDEAPKVHLLQEWLASQREHLEQQRHRIAPANFQLLPHCSEQTNATASVKDWQNVFTALGLELATESLGCCGMAGTYGHEADHKETSRVIFQQSWAPRLNSGENQLATGYSCRCQASRFAGVSLRHPLQGLLAQLDK; from the coding sequence ATGATTCCAGCATTGCGCGAAGTCGACGAGGTTCAGGCGCTCTATTTGCAGTTCTTGCAGGAACTGAAGGACGCAGGTTTCCGTGGCGATACCACCCCCAGTTATGCCAGCCGCACGGTCCTGGCTACCGATAATTCGATATACCAGGTCCTGCCCCAGGCCGTTGTTTATCCCCGCGACAGTCGTGACTTGCAGCTGCTCGCTGAGCTGGCTGACAGGGAGGAGTTTCACTCGGTAGTGCTATCCCCCCGTGGCGGTGGTACCGGTACAAACGGCCAGTCCCTGACCGATGGACTGGTTGTGGATATCTCCCGCCATATGAACCAGATCCTCGAAATCAATGTTGAGAAGCGCTGGGTCCGGGTACAGGCCGGAGTGGTCAAAGATCAACTGAATGCAGCACTCAAACCCCACGGCCTCTTTTTTGCTCCGGAGCTTTCCACCAGTAACCGGGCCACCATTGGCGGCATGATCAATACCGATGCCTCAGGCCAGGGTTCATGTGTCTACGGCAAAACCCGCGATCACGTGCTGGAGTTACACACCGTATTATTGGGCGGTGAGATTTGGCACTCGGCCCCGATCGACGATGAGGAGCTGGCACAAGTCAGTGTCGGGGATAAACGCTCTGCACAGGTTCACCAAGTCTGTGATTCTATCGCGCGTACAAAAGCAGAGTTAATCACAGCAAAGTTTCCCAAGCTCAACCGCTGCCTCACCGGCTACGACCTGGCTCATATTCGCGACGATAAAGGCTTTAACCTCAATAGTGTTCTCTGTGGCTCAGAGGGAACCCTGGGTTTTATCGCCGAGGCAAAACTCAACCTGTTGCCAATTCCCAAATGTGTCGCCCTAGTCAATTTAAAGTACGACCATTTTCAAGAGGCGCTACGCGACGCCAAAGACCTGATGCTGGCCGGTCCCATGTCTATCGAGACAGTGGACAGCAAAGTGTTGCAGCTGGCGATGGAAGATATCGTCTGGCACAGCGTCAGTGAATTTTTCCCAGCGGACGATCGCCCGGTCAAGGGCATTAATTTAGTCGAGTACGCCGCCGATAGCGAAGAGGAATTGGAGCAGGCACTAGCCCAATTTACTGCTCATATTGATGAAGCTATTGGCCAGGCAAGTAAAAGTTTCGGTTATTCCATTGCCCGTGGCCACGCCGAGGTCAATCGAATCTGGGCCATGCGCAAACGGGCCGTGGGCTTACTGGGAAATGCCCAGGGAGAAAAACGCCCAATTCCCTTTGTCGAGGACACGGCAGTACCACCGGAAAACCTGGCGGATTTTATCGCTGAGTTCCGAACGGTATTGGATGAGGCCAATCTCGACTACGGTATGTTTGGCCATGTCGATGCGGGCGTGCTGCACGTGCGTCCGGCAATTGATATGAAAGACCCCCGGCAAGCCGCACAAATTCGTCCGATCACCGATCAGGTGGTCGCCCTCACTCAGAAATATAAGGGCCTTTTGTGGGGGGAGCATGGGAAAGGTGTCAGGTCTGAATACGCACCGGAATTTTTTGGCGAGCTCTACCCTGAGCTGCAAAAAATCAAAGCCGCCTTCGATCCTCGCAACCAACTCAATCCAGGGAAAATAGCTACCCCCAGTGATGACAGCCAGCTGCTGAAAATTGACGAGGTATCCACCCGAGGCGAGCGGGACCGGCAAATTCCCGCCCAGGTCTGGGAGGGCTATGAGGAAGGTGTGCACTGCAACGGCAATGGTGCTTGCTTTAACTGGAACCCCGACGATGCCATGTGCCCTTCCTACAAGGCCACTCGCAACCGTATTCACTCTCCCAAGGGGCGCGCCTCTTTAATGCGCGAATGGCTGCGATTGCTCAGCGAAAAAAATGTTGATGCGGTCTCCAGTGCCCAGCGCCTGCGGGAACGCTCCTTTTTTGTCGGACTCCCCAAGCGCATTATCAATTCCCTGGCAAAAACCCGTGGCGAGTACGATTTCAATCACGAAGTTAACGAGGCAATGCAAGGCTGCCTGGCCTGTAAATCCTGTGTGGGGCAGTGCCCGATAAAAGTGGATGTGCCGGAGTTTCGCAGCAAATTCCTTGAACTCTACTACAGCCGCTATTTGCGTCCGCTAAAAGATTACGCCGTCGGTGGGCTGGAATTCCTGATGCCACACCTGGCCAAGCTACCTCAGTTATACAACTGGCCACTAAAACTCAAGCCAGTTTCCTTCCTGATGGAGCGCCTGTTCGGCATGGTGGACAGCCCACTGTTATCGGAAAAAACCTTGAAAGCGACTATGGCGGAGCTGGGTGTGCCTGTCGCCAGTGCCGCCTGCCTGGAGTCCTTGGGCCCGGCACAGCGCAGTCGCGCAGTGGTGATAGTGCAGGATGCTTTTACCAGTTACTTTGATGCCCAAGTGGTTGCCGACATCGTGCGCTTGCTAAAGCAGCTCGATTTTGTCCCCATGCTGGCGCCCTACCGCGCCAACGGCAAACCCCTACATGTGCACGGTTTCCTGCGCCAGTTCCAGAGGGTCGCTGAATTAAACAGCCAGATGCTTAACGACCTCGCCGCCAGCGGTATTCCCCTTGTGGGCATCGACCCCTCAATGACCCTGACTTATCGCTCCGAGTATAAAAAGCTGATGGGCGATGAGGCACCCAAGGTCCACTTGTTACAGGAATGGCTGGCTTCGCAGCGGGAGCACCTGGAACAACAGCGCCACCGCATAGCGCCCGCCAACTTCCAGCTTCTGCCCCATTGCAGTGAACAAACCAATGCCACCGCCTCGGTGAAAGACTGGCAAAATGTTTTCACTGCCCTGGGCCTGGAACTCGCTACCGAGAGCCTCGGCTGCTGCGGTATGGCCGGTACCTATGGCCACGAAGCAGATCACAAAGAGACCTCACGAGTCATTTTCCAGCAATCCTGGGCGCCCCGATTGAACAGTGGCGAAAACCAGTTGGCCACCGGCTATTCCTGTCGTTGCCAGGCCAGTCGCTTTGCAGGCGTATCCTTGCGCCATCCGCTACAGGGGCTACTGGCACAACTGGATAAATAG
- a CDS encoding MerR family transcriptional regulator → MSDPEVVEKNYFPIREIARRTGVHPVTLRAWERRYGLLKPMRTSKGHRLYSEEEVEQIEKVLQCLARGVSIGQVRDLLAREQDNLGVPATAGDGKNNWQAMLDETSSLLRDFAEPQLRRRLDQWFSSFPAALLLEHWLKPLHVRLERFRLPEAHGAQTFFWPLLNEQLLLTNGMARKNLDKDKSQAKPRILLLEIGFQGQQAFIQMFIAVLLAAGIEAVTLAYPAGLLELGSTVKKLGAQGVLCYSHKAMPKNILERELPSAVQGMTDPLWLAGDFIEVQRLALTELNRLPLTKVLAGNTESAVTQLRESLKL, encoded by the coding sequence ATGTCCGACCCAGAAGTTGTTGAAAAAAACTATTTTCCGATTCGTGAGATAGCTCGGAGGACCGGGGTGCATCCCGTGACCTTACGGGCCTGGGAGCGCCGCTATGGTTTACTAAAACCCATGCGCACCAGCAAAGGGCATCGACTTTATAGTGAAGAGGAAGTCGAGCAGATTGAAAAGGTCCTGCAATGCCTCGCCAGGGGCGTTTCCATTGGTCAAGTGCGAGACCTGTTGGCGCGAGAGCAGGACAATTTAGGGGTGCCAGCGACTGCAGGCGATGGAAAAAACAATTGGCAGGCGATGCTGGATGAAACCTCCAGTCTTCTCAGAGACTTTGCAGAACCCCAGCTGCGCCGCCGTCTCGATCAGTGGTTTTCCTCATTCCCTGCAGCTTTGCTGTTGGAGCACTGGCTGAAACCTTTGCATGTGCGGCTTGAGCGATTTCGCCTACCTGAAGCCCATGGGGCGCAGACATTTTTCTGGCCTCTGTTAAATGAACAGCTACTTCTGACTAATGGTATGGCCAGGAAAAACCTGGACAAAGACAAGTCCCAGGCGAAGCCCCGTATTCTTTTACTGGAAATTGGCTTTCAGGGCCAACAGGCATTTATACAGATGTTTATTGCGGTGCTCCTTGCCGCAGGAATAGAGGCCGTTACCCTGGCTTATCCTGCGGGATTATTGGAGCTGGGAAGTACAGTCAAAAAACTGGGTGCTCAGGGAGTGCTTTGCTATAGCCACAAGGCTATGCCGAAAAATATTCTTGAACGTGAGCTACCAAGTGCTGTTCAGGGGATGACTGATCCTCTGTGGCTTGCGGGTGATTTTATTGAGGTGCAGCGTTTGGCTTTGACTGAACTGAACCGACTCCCTTTAACAAAAGTACTTGCCGGAAATACAGAGAGCGCAGTTACACAATTGCGGGAGTCTTTAAAGCTATGA
- a CDS encoding 2OG-Fe dioxygenase family protein: MIRGSLISQQYIPAKKYQVGCHQIRVRATDEFNAYPTPEGFHQDGFDYVAINCINRNNVNGGESFISNLDENEIIFHGTLTPGKALVLNDRSLKHYVSPITPLFPGEALRDVVVITLHNDRNTT; this comes from the coding sequence TTGATCAGAGGATCCTTAATTTCCCAACAATATATACCGGCAAAAAAATATCAGGTCGGGTGCCACCAGATAAGAGTTCGTGCTACAGATGAATTCAACGCTTACCCCACCCCTGAGGGTTTTCACCAAGATGGGTTTGACTATGTAGCGATTAATTGTATTAATAGAAATAATGTCAATGGAGGGGAATCATTCATCAGCAACTTGGATGAAAATGAAATTATATTTCATGGCACACTGACCCCTGGAAAAGCTTTGGTTTTGAACGACAGGTCGCTCAAACACTACGTAAGCCCCATCACTCCTCTTTTTCCCGGGGAGGCTTTAAGGGATGTTGTGGTAATTACATTACATAACGATAGAAACACCACATGA
- a CDS encoding DUF523 and DUF1722 domain-containing protein, translating to MNIQFLPHKIPVGISRCAVGDPVRYNGSHKHSKVCTQLLGNCFDLQAYCPEVAIGLGVPRPPIHLIVSDRLRAVGRDDTNIDVTEDLEAYADEISPEVEQLRGFILMQKSPSCGVRTTPHYKEDGRGVLAHSAGLFAARVRENFPHLPMEEVGRLNASDIRENFLTRVFAYDAWHRYVSPDPRPAKVIEFYTAYKYLLLAHSQPLTRALGQFVSNSRAVTPEEFAYEIRGRIMDILSQHASRKDRTNALMHSQGHLKGYLSREERAELAQLIEEYRQGHKPISAVLTMLRHYLPRSPHHFIHSQVLLAAEPAELGLCEFR from the coding sequence ATGAATATTCAATTCCTGCCGCATAAGATTCCCGTTGGTATCAGCCGCTGTGCCGTGGGTGATCCAGTTCGATATAACGGTAGCCATAAGCACAGCAAAGTCTGCACTCAGCTGCTGGGTAATTGCTTTGATCTGCAAGCTTACTGCCCGGAAGTGGCAATAGGCTTGGGAGTGCCCCGCCCGCCAATTCACCTGATTGTCAGTGATCGCCTGCGCGCAGTTGGGCGCGATGACACCAATATCGATGTGACAGAGGATCTTGAGGCTTACGCAGACGAGATAAGTCCGGAAGTCGAGCAGTTGCGCGGTTTTATCCTGATGCAAAAGTCTCCCAGCTGCGGTGTGCGTACTACCCCCCATTACAAAGAAGATGGTCGCGGTGTACTGGCGCATTCGGCAGGTCTATTTGCTGCGCGTGTGAGAGAGAATTTCCCCCACCTCCCTATGGAGGAAGTAGGGCGGCTGAATGCCAGCGATATTCGCGAGAACTTTTTAACCCGAGTATTTGCTTACGATGCTTGGCATCGCTATGTATCGCCGGATCCTCGACCCGCTAAAGTTATTGAGTTTTACACCGCTTATAAGTACCTCTTGCTAGCCCATAGCCAGCCTCTGACCCGTGCCTTGGGTCAGTTTGTTTCCAACTCTCGTGCGGTGACCCCCGAAGAGTTCGCTTATGAAATTCGTGGGCGGATTATGGATATTCTCTCCCAACATGCATCGCGCAAGGATCGAACCAATGCACTGATGCACAGCCAGGGGCACTTAAAGGGCTATTTAAGCCGGGAAGAGCGGGCTGAACTGGCCCAGCTTATCGAGGAGTACCGGCAAGGGCATAAACCGATTTCGGCGGTGCTTACTATGCTCCGTCATTACTTGCCGAGAAGCCCACACCACTTTATCCACAGCCAGGTCTTGCTCGCTGCCGAGCCGGCTGAATTAGGTTTATGTGAATTTCGATAA
- a CDS encoding aminotransferase class I/II-fold pyridoxal phosphate-dependent enzyme has product MTNFTPRFSLQSEALNGEDANVWAVSDRAHDLANKGEDVIFLCVGDPNFDTPEPILDFARARLGVGRTHYSPAAGEPMLRRAIADIESKVSPHPCNPDDVVVFPGGTNAIYAVLACLLNPGEEIVIPEPMYIGYVPICDALRLSVKRVTCPAETNFAFDVDAIKASISEQTKVVMINTPVNPTGAMATPEQLRELAAYCRERNIWLVCDEVYSMITFARRHTSLRTAAESLDNIVVVDGLSKSHAMSGWRLGWAVARGPLVDRLIAFAGATIFGCPQFIQEAAAFALEFDSYFVKQMRDAYQQRRDLIVERIGQIPGLSCYSPEAGMFVMVDVSKVSSSGQTFAEALLDAERVSVLPGAPFGSSSVNNVRLTLAADEAELSRALDRIEQFVTSGNRQAG; this is encoded by the coding sequence GTGACAAATTTTACCCCCAGGTTCAGCTTGCAAAGTGAGGCTTTGAATGGTGAGGACGCCAATGTTTGGGCTGTGAGTGACCGAGCTCACGATCTCGCCAATAAAGGGGAGGATGTCATCTTTCTCTGTGTAGGTGATCCCAACTTTGACACCCCCGAGCCGATCCTCGACTTTGCCCGCGCTCGCCTGGGAGTGGGGCGCACCCACTATTCCCCTGCGGCCGGGGAGCCAATGTTGCGCAGGGCTATCGCGGATATCGAGAGCAAGGTCTCCCCCCACCCCTGTAATCCGGATGATGTTGTTGTTTTCCCCGGTGGAACCAACGCGATCTACGCAGTACTTGCCTGCCTGCTAAACCCCGGTGAGGAGATAGTAATTCCCGAGCCGATGTATATCGGCTATGTCCCCATTTGTGATGCCTTGCGCCTCTCCGTAAAACGGGTCACCTGCCCGGCGGAGACCAATTTTGCTTTTGATGTCGACGCTATCAAGGCCTCCATCAGTGAGCAGACCAAGGTCGTTATGATCAATACGCCGGTAAACCCGACTGGCGCGATGGCTACCCCTGAACAATTGCGCGAGTTGGCGGCATACTGCCGCGAGCGCAATATTTGGCTGGTGTGTGATGAAGTTTATTCAATGATCACCTTTGCCCGCCGCCACACCTCTCTGCGTACGGCAGCGGAGTCGCTGGATAATATTGTTGTGGTTGATGGCTTGTCCAAATCCCACGCCATGAGTGGCTGGCGCCTGGGGTGGGCAGTGGCTCGTGGTCCCCTGGTAGATCGTTTGATTGCTTTTGCAGGGGCGACAATTTTTGGCTGCCCTCAGTTCATCCAGGAGGCTGCAGCCTTTGCCCTGGAGTTTGATAGCTACTTCGTGAAGCAGATGCGGGATGCCTATCAGCAGCGTCGAGACCTGATTGTTGAGAGGATTGGCCAGATACCTGGCTTGAGTTGCTACAGCCCTGAGGCTGGGATGTTTGTTATGGTGGATGTCTCCAAGGTATCCAGCTCCGGACAAACCTTCGCTGAAGCCCTTTTGGATGCTGAGCGGGTCTCGGTACTGCCTGGCGCGCCCTTTGGTAGCAGTTCAGTGAATAATGTTCGCCTCACCCTGGCGGCTGATGAGGCCGAGTTGTCGCGGGCCTTGGATCGCATTGAACAGTTCGTCACCAGTGGTAACCGCCAGGCCGGTTAG
- a CDS encoding 3D domain-containing protein: MMKQTLRNTAFFIAALLAIGVSVNASAALKKTMIVDATAYNSVPGQTDSDPWVAAWNNRLRPGDKIIAVSRDLEKHGLTNGAKVKIEGLPGTYTVRDRMNKRFTNRIDVWMEKDIKKARAWGKKKLKIVFEPVK; the protein is encoded by the coding sequence ATGATGAAACAGACTCTGCGAAATACTGCCTTTTTTATTGCTGCCTTGCTCGCTATCGGTGTAAGCGTTAATGCCTCAGCAGCACTTAAGAAAACCATGATTGTTGACGCAACTGCTTACAACTCTGTACCCGGACAAACTGACAGTGATCCCTGGGTAGCAGCTTGGAACAACCGCCTGCGCCCCGGTGACAAAATTATCGCCGTATCCCGTGACCTGGAAAAACACGGTCTGACTAACGGCGCCAAAGTTAAAATTGAAGGTCTGCCTGGCACCTATACCGTGCGCGACCGTATGAACAAGCGTTTTACTAACCGAATCGATGTTTGGATGGAGAAAGACATTAAGAAAGCCCGCGCCTGGGGCAAGAAAAAACTGAAGATTGTTTTTGAACCCGTAAAGTAA
- a CDS encoding YqaA family protein: MGYFLEFGFLGLFVSAFLAATILPLSSEIVMTGLLLQGLSPWALIIVATTGNVAGSLLNYALGYWASLGMIKKWLRMSEEEFVKAEQRFKKYGVFSLFFSWVPIIGDPLTVMAGILRIRLVWFLLLVAMGKCLRYLVICYMVLQAS; this comes from the coding sequence ATGGGGTACTTTCTTGAGTTTGGATTTTTGGGGCTTTTCGTATCAGCATTCCTGGCAGCGACCATTCTGCCGCTAAGCTCAGAAATTGTAATGACTGGTCTATTGCTCCAGGGGCTCTCCCCTTGGGCCCTGATAATAGTCGCCACTACTGGGAATGTAGCGGGCTCTCTTCTCAATTATGCATTAGGCTACTGGGCCAGCTTGGGCATGATCAAGAAATGGTTGAGAATGTCTGAAGAGGAATTTGTAAAGGCTGAACAGAGATTTAAAAAATATGGGGTATTCTCCCTGTTTTTTTCCTGGGTGCCTATTATTGGTGATCCCCTTACTGTAATGGCTGGTATTCTAAGAATTCGCTTGGTTTGGTTTTTGTTGTTGGTTGCCATGGGTAAATGTCTACGCTATCTGGTGATTTGCTATATGGTATTGCAAGCATCTTGA
- a CDS encoding CPXCG motif-containing cysteine-rich protein — protein MPEVIVERSIYCPYCGEIIKILVDSSVLPQQYTEDCQVCCRPIVFFVELDLNGELSIVAHTEDEAF, from the coding sequence GTGCCAGAGGTAATAGTTGAGAGAAGTATTTACTGCCCTTATTGTGGTGAAATCATAAAAATACTGGTTGATTCATCAGTTTTGCCTCAACAGTACACTGAGGACTGCCAAGTTTGCTGTAGACCTATCGTTTTCTTTGTGGAACTCGATTTAAATGGCGAGCTATCTATCGTGGCTCATACTGAGGATGAAGCGTTCTAA
- a CDS encoding S41 family peptidase, which produces MGFDHVNEESQGRVAAAMALIQDTSAIIFDLRKNGGGNGFMGGLISGYLFDKPTHLNSIHWKPAGNVTEIWSQEKVQGKKVADTPVYILTSSDTFSAAEAFAYYLKHLDRATIIGEATKGGANPWQYFPLGNGFKIAIPIAKAVNPITKTNWEGTGVKPDIETSREKAFPTAYRLALQAAKISTAHPEHLKEIQQKLQDFDSL; this is translated from the coding sequence CTGGGGTTTGACCATGTTAACGAGGAGTCCCAAGGTCGAGTGGCTGCAGCTATGGCATTAATCCAAGATACTAGCGCTATTATTTTTGACCTGAGAAAGAATGGTGGTGGTAATGGCTTTATGGGCGGCCTTATCAGCGGTTATCTTTTTGATAAACCCACCCACCTCAATAGCATCCACTGGAAGCCCGCGGGCAATGTTACAGAGATATGGAGTCAGGAAAAGGTTCAGGGTAAAAAGGTAGCAGACACCCCGGTATATATATTAACCAGTAGCGATACCTTCTCAGCAGCAGAGGCCTTTGCGTACTATTTAAAGCACCTGGACCGTGCAACCATTATTGGAGAGGCTACCAAAGGTGGGGCAAATCCCTGGCAGTACTTCCCCCTTGGGAATGGCTTTAAAATAGCAATCCCTATCGCTAAGGCAGTTAATCCGATTACCAAAACTAACTGGGAGGGGACTGGTGTAAAACCAGATATCGAGACATCTCGGGAGAAAGCATTTCCAACAGCCTATAGGCTCGCCTTACAAGCGGCCAAAATTTCTACTGCACATCCGGAACACTTAAAAGAAATTCAACAAAAACTGCAGGATTTCGATAGCCTTTAA
- a CDS encoding FAD-binding domain-containing protein — protein MSRPVTLPRGLVWLRSDLRLNDNSALYQASMQCQEVAAVFIACPGTWQSHDEGNPLVTFRIACLRELQDGLEERNIPLYFIEVPTFVQVPGVLQQIVERLNINALYANAEYPLNELRRDNAVKDLLTNEGVQVQFYSDRTLLPPGAVRTGGGEPYKVFTPFKRALIQLCADSEVKTLPKPRKISTRENGAHWPKWLSLSEGQKLSQKIPTQLSTYSIDKIDDAGLIKGWQAGEKAALKRLKKFGGKISAYQVERDFPALDSTSCLSPYLNSGAVSIRQCIAMALDMNEGRWLGGDDGAACWISELIWREFYTHLLVDFPRLSKGRPFKQETDQIPWSYNKGQFERWTLGETGVPIVDAAMRQLNETAWMHNRLRMIVASFLSKNMLIDWRWGERYFMQRLIDADFASNNGGWQWTASTGTDAAPYFRVFNPYSQSQRFDPNGDFIRKFIPELKELSDKAIHDPPPTQGYPQVICDVGAGRKRAIEVFANLK, from the coding sequence ATGAGTCGCCCAGTGACTTTGCCACGTGGCCTGGTATGGCTACGCAGTGACTTACGCCTCAATGATAATTCAGCACTTTACCAAGCCAGTATGCAATGTCAGGAGGTGGCTGCTGTATTTATTGCCTGTCCGGGTACCTGGCAGAGCCATGACGAAGGCAATCCATTGGTGACTTTTCGTATCGCCTGTTTGCGTGAATTACAAGATGGATTAGAGGAGCGAAATATACCGCTGTACTTCATTGAAGTTCCTACTTTTGTTCAGGTTCCAGGGGTTCTTCAGCAAATAGTTGAGCGCCTGAATATCAATGCTCTCTATGCGAATGCTGAATATCCACTCAATGAGCTGCGCCGTGATAATGCAGTAAAAGATTTACTGACAAATGAGGGGGTTCAGGTTCAATTCTATAGTGACCGCACCCTGCTTCCACCGGGAGCAGTAAGAACCGGCGGAGGGGAACCCTACAAGGTGTTTACCCCCTTCAAGCGTGCACTGATTCAATTGTGTGCCGATAGTGAAGTAAAAACCTTGCCTAAGCCTCGGAAAATTTCTACTCGGGAAAATGGAGCACATTGGCCAAAGTGGCTTTCTTTATCTGAAGGGCAGAAATTAAGCCAAAAGATTCCAACGCAACTGTCGACATACTCGATAGATAAGATCGACGATGCAGGCCTGATTAAAGGGTGGCAAGCAGGAGAAAAGGCGGCACTGAAACGGCTCAAGAAGTTCGGTGGAAAAATATCTGCTTATCAGGTAGAGAGAGACTTTCCAGCACTCGATAGTACCTCCTGCTTATCCCCCTACCTAAATAGTGGTGCTGTTTCGATTCGCCAATGTATAGCTATGGCGTTGGATATGAATGAGGGACGTTGGCTGGGTGGAGATGATGGGGCGGCCTGTTGGATTAGCGAATTAATCTGGCGGGAGTTTTATACCCATTTGTTGGTGGACTTTCCCCGTCTGAGTAAAGGGAGGCCATTCAAGCAGGAAACTGACCAAATTCCCTGGTCCTACAATAAGGGTCAGTTTGAGCGTTGGACTTTGGGGGAGACTGGGGTTCCGATAGTTGATGCAGCGATGCGACAGTTAAATGAGACTGCCTGGATGCATAATCGATTGCGTATGATAGTAGCTTCATTTCTCAGTAAAAATATGCTGATAGATTGGCGCTGGGGTGAGCGCTACTTTATGCAGCGCTTAATTGATGCAGACTTTGCTTCCAACAATGGGGGCTGGCAGTGGACTGCCTCCACGGGTACTGATGCTGCACCCTATTTTCGTGTATTTAATCCTTATAGTCAGTCGCAACGTTTTGATCCCAATGGAGATTTTATCCGCAAATTTATACCTGAGCTAAAGGAGCTGAGCGACAAAGCCATACACGATCCACCGCCGACTCAAGGCTATCCTCAAGTGATTTGCGATGTGGGGGCTGGACGGAAGCGAGCGATTGAAGTTTTTGCCAATTTGAAGTGA
- a CDS encoding tetratricopeptide repeat protein yields the protein MHKHLSNLLMLFYALLGIAVLLAAISISSNSGKKQLGHHLSQAQHSLALVTEAETYARTGNYADALPLYEKAISSLSDYPDQQQALRYRYGIVLNAFSAQARPDLYPLARAQFESVLNYLDEGAVLPQSTARVRSAMAHTYHQQAATEKEHTQRAHLLRSAYLLYKSAIQGLREQAEWQNLAITYFNLGQVCEWQGNLEEAIIWLEKTVKLDIQHKLPDLQEDSDYLSALRSQVEPILENPETAL from the coding sequence ATGCACAAACATCTCTCAAACCTGCTCATGCTGTTTTATGCACTGCTTGGCATCGCCGTATTGCTAGCAGCAATATCCATAAGCTCAAACTCCGGGAAAAAACAATTAGGGCACCATCTATCCCAGGCCCAACACTCCCTGGCATTGGTTACTGAGGCTGAAACCTACGCCCGCACGGGCAACTACGCCGACGCACTGCCACTTTACGAAAAGGCCATCTCCTCACTATCTGACTATCCGGATCAACAACAGGCCCTGCGCTACCGCTACGGCATTGTGCTCAATGCATTTAGCGCCCAAGCGCGACCTGACCTCTACCCCCTTGCCCGCGCACAGTTCGAATCGGTCCTCAATTACCTGGATGAGGGCGCGGTGCTACCGCAGTCCACCGCGAGAGTGCGGTCAGCCATGGCACACACTTACCATCAGCAAGCAGCAACGGAGAAGGAGCACACTCAGCGAGCTCATCTTCTACGCTCGGCTTACCTTCTATATAAGAGTGCAATTCAAGGCCTGCGCGAACAGGCGGAATGGCAGAACCTTGCCATCACCTATTTCAACCTGGGGCAAGTCTGTGAATGGCAGGGAAACCTGGAGGAAGCCATCATCTGGTTGGAAAAAACGGTGAAGCTGGACATACAGCACAAGCTGCCGGACCTCCAGGAAGACAGTGACTACTTATCCGCATTGCGCAGCCAGGTGGAACCGATACTGGAAAACCCCGAAACCGCGCTGTAA